In a genomic window of Onychostoma macrolepis isolate SWU-2019 chromosome 08, ASM1243209v1, whole genome shotgun sequence:
- the si:dkey-16n15.6 gene encoding organic solute transporter subunit alpha isoform X3: protein MGGGIPLSSEFFKVAKNDLWLFLVPAVFAVLLLALFMEEIGFFLRHVPSQRRRRLSLWILGIYPVFGMTSIIALYVPRSSSLCNFIASLYHSITLLKFMGLIKDFFGGKTRMLEMLAGEQVSPNPFPCCCCCCLPLFNINKTSVGWMMAAVLQLSVVRTVLFFLTLVLWTDEQYDYGDVNSVNLNMYVNGIIAISTFLSFYGYLLFYKATKRALPGYSLRAKFICIIVILVLCGLQSGILETMGALNVIPCTPPFSDLFRSQLIYHYSVIVEMFCISLFAHHTFRKVEPCHEEGEEIEVDVIRALNEKAIQTEDELPIAVQLSSQEDDPCHSNLGYNSDSEDSLCKIEHAPLDRFPFPLQHRLQTVANTGKVCTSSPEDSMSVDRPTITVSAEINHVNNGDVTVV, encoded by the exons TGGCCAAGAATGATCTCTGGCTGTTCCTCGTTCCTGCTGTGTTTGCTGTGCTTCTTCTTGCTCTCTTCATGGAGGAGATCGGCTTCTTTCTGCGTCATGTCCCCTCTCAGCGGCGTAGACGTCTCAGCCTGTGGATCCTGGGAATATATCCA GTCTTCGGGATGACGTCTATCATTGCGCTATATGTTCCACGCTCTTCATCTCTGTGCAACTTCATTGCATCTCT TTATCACTCCATTACACTCTTGAAGTTCATGGGTCTTATCAAAGACTTCTTTGGTGGAAAGACTCGCATGCTGGAGATGTTAGCAGGGGAGCAGGTGTCTCCAAACCCCTTCCCTTGCTGTTGCTGTTGCTGTCTTCCTCTCTTCAACATCAACAA GACCAGCGTGGGCTGGATGATGGCTGCTGTTCTTCAGCTCTCTGTGGTCAGAACTGTCTTGTTCTTCCTCACTCTTGTCCTCTGGACTGATGAGCAATACGACTATGGGGAT GTGAATTCAGTTAATCTCAACATGTATGTCAACGGCATCATTGCCATATCCACGTTTCTGTCTTTCTACGGCTACTTGCTGTTTTATAAAGCCACAAAAAGGGCATTGCCTGGATATAGTCTTCGAGCCAAGTTTATTTGCATCATTGTCATCCTGGTCCTTTGTGGACTACAGAGTGGGATTCTGGAGACCATGGGTGCACTGAATGTCATCCCCTGCACTCCTCCCTTCTCTGACCTGTTTCGGTCTCAAT TAATCTACCACTATTCTGTAATTGTGGAGATGTTCTGCATCAGCCTCTTTGCGCATCACACATTCCGGAAAGTTGAACCCTGTCATGAAGAGGGTGAAGAAATAGAAGTTGATGTCATAAGAGCTCTCAATGAAAAGGCAATTCAGACAGAAGATGAGCTGCCAATCGCTGTGCAGCTCTCCTCTCAAGAAGATGATCCATGCCATTCTAACCTCGGATACAatagtgacagtgaagacagcCTCTGTAAAATTGAACACGCACCACTGGACCGCTTCCCGTTCCCCTTACAGCACAGACTGCAAACTGTGGCAAACACTGGGAAAGTGTGTACTTCATCACCTGAGGACTCCATGAGTGTGGACCGGCCGACAATTACTGTCAGTGCTGAAATTAACCATGTTAACAATGGTGATGTTACTGTTGTAtag
- the si:dkey-16n15.6 gene encoding organic solute transporter subunit alpha isoform X2, protein MKTYNCTFMGGGIPLSSEFFKVAKNDLWLFLVPAVFAVLLLALFMEEIGFFLRHVPSQRRRRLSLWILGIYPVFGMTSIIALYVPRSSSLCNFIASLYHSITLLKFMGLIKDFFGGKTRMLEMLAGEQVSPNPFPCCCCCCLPLFNINKTSVGWMMAAVLQLSVVRTVLFFLTLVLWTDEQYDYGDVNSVNLNMYVNGIIAISTFLSFYGYLLFYKATKRALPGYSLRAKFICIIVILVLCGLQSGILETMGALNVIPCTPPFSDLFRSQLIYHYSVIVEMFCISLFAHHTFRKVEPCHEEGEEIEVDVIRALNEKAIQTEDELPIAVQLSSQEDDPCHSNLGYNSDSEDSLCKIEHAPLDRFPFPLQHRLQTVANTGKVCTSSPEDSMSVDRPTITVSAEINHVNNGDVTVV, encoded by the exons TGGCCAAGAATGATCTCTGGCTGTTCCTCGTTCCTGCTGTGTTTGCTGTGCTTCTTCTTGCTCTCTTCATGGAGGAGATCGGCTTCTTTCTGCGTCATGTCCCCTCTCAGCGGCGTAGACGTCTCAGCCTGTGGATCCTGGGAATATATCCA GTCTTCGGGATGACGTCTATCATTGCGCTATATGTTCCACGCTCTTCATCTCTGTGCAACTTCATTGCATCTCT TTATCACTCCATTACACTCTTGAAGTTCATGGGTCTTATCAAAGACTTCTTTGGTGGAAAGACTCGCATGCTGGAGATGTTAGCAGGGGAGCAGGTGTCTCCAAACCCCTTCCCTTGCTGTTGCTGTTGCTGTCTTCCTCTCTTCAACATCAACAA GACCAGCGTGGGCTGGATGATGGCTGCTGTTCTTCAGCTCTCTGTGGTCAGAACTGTCTTGTTCTTCCTCACTCTTGTCCTCTGGACTGATGAGCAATACGACTATGGGGAT GTGAATTCAGTTAATCTCAACATGTATGTCAACGGCATCATTGCCATATCCACGTTTCTGTCTTTCTACGGCTACTTGCTGTTTTATAAAGCCACAAAAAGGGCATTGCCTGGATATAGTCTTCGAGCCAAGTTTATTTGCATCATTGTCATCCTGGTCCTTTGTGGACTACAGAGTGGGATTCTGGAGACCATGGGTGCACTGAATGTCATCCCCTGCACTCCTCCCTTCTCTGACCTGTTTCGGTCTCAAT TAATCTACCACTATTCTGTAATTGTGGAGATGTTCTGCATCAGCCTCTTTGCGCATCACACATTCCGGAAAGTTGAACCCTGTCATGAAGAGGGTGAAGAAATAGAAGTTGATGTCATAAGAGCTCTCAATGAAAAGGCAATTCAGACAGAAGATGAGCTGCCAATCGCTGTGCAGCTCTCCTCTCAAGAAGATGATCCATGCCATTCTAACCTCGGATACAatagtgacagtgaagacagcCTCTGTAAAATTGAACACGCACCACTGGACCGCTTCCCGTTCCCCTTACAGCACAGACTGCAAACTGTGGCAAACACTGGGAAAGTGTGTACTTCATCACCTGAGGACTCCATGAGTGTGGACCGGCCGACAATTACTGTCAGTGCTGAAATTAACCATGTTAACAATGGTGATGTTACTGTTGTAtag
- the si:dkey-16n15.6 gene encoding organic solute transporter subunit alpha isoform X1, with amino-acid sequence MGKADNCTFMGGGIPLSSEFFKVAKNDLWLFLVPAVFAVLLLALFMEEIGFFLRHVPSQRRRRLSLWILGIYPVFGMTSIIALYVPRSSSLCNFIASLYHSITLLKFMGLIKDFFGGKTRMLEMLAGEQVSPNPFPCCCCCCLPLFNINKTSVGWMMAAVLQLSVVRTVLFFLTLVLWTDEQYDYGDVNSVNLNMYVNGIIAISTFLSFYGYLLFYKATKRALPGYSLRAKFICIIVILVLCGLQSGILETMGALNVIPCTPPFSDLFRSQLIYHYSVIVEMFCISLFAHHTFRKVEPCHEEGEEIEVDVIRALNEKAIQTEDELPIAVQLSSQEDDPCHSNLGYNSDSEDSLCKIEHAPLDRFPFPLQHRLQTVANTGKVCTSSPEDSMSVDRPTITVSAEINHVNNGDVTVV; translated from the exons TGGCCAAGAATGATCTCTGGCTGTTCCTCGTTCCTGCTGTGTTTGCTGTGCTTCTTCTTGCTCTCTTCATGGAGGAGATCGGCTTCTTTCTGCGTCATGTCCCCTCTCAGCGGCGTAGACGTCTCAGCCTGTGGATCCTGGGAATATATCCA GTCTTCGGGATGACGTCTATCATTGCGCTATATGTTCCACGCTCTTCATCTCTGTGCAACTTCATTGCATCTCT TTATCACTCCATTACACTCTTGAAGTTCATGGGTCTTATCAAAGACTTCTTTGGTGGAAAGACTCGCATGCTGGAGATGTTAGCAGGGGAGCAGGTGTCTCCAAACCCCTTCCCTTGCTGTTGCTGTTGCTGTCTTCCTCTCTTCAACATCAACAA GACCAGCGTGGGCTGGATGATGGCTGCTGTTCTTCAGCTCTCTGTGGTCAGAACTGTCTTGTTCTTCCTCACTCTTGTCCTCTGGACTGATGAGCAATACGACTATGGGGAT GTGAATTCAGTTAATCTCAACATGTATGTCAACGGCATCATTGCCATATCCACGTTTCTGTCTTTCTACGGCTACTTGCTGTTTTATAAAGCCACAAAAAGGGCATTGCCTGGATATAGTCTTCGAGCCAAGTTTATTTGCATCATTGTCATCCTGGTCCTTTGTGGACTACAGAGTGGGATTCTGGAGACCATGGGTGCACTGAATGTCATCCCCTGCACTCCTCCCTTCTCTGACCTGTTTCGGTCTCAAT TAATCTACCACTATTCTGTAATTGTGGAGATGTTCTGCATCAGCCTCTTTGCGCATCACACATTCCGGAAAGTTGAACCCTGTCATGAAGAGGGTGAAGAAATAGAAGTTGATGTCATAAGAGCTCTCAATGAAAAGGCAATTCAGACAGAAGATGAGCTGCCAATCGCTGTGCAGCTCTCCTCTCAAGAAGATGATCCATGCCATTCTAACCTCGGATACAatagtgacagtgaagacagcCTCTGTAAAATTGAACACGCACCACTGGACCGCTTCCCGTTCCCCTTACAGCACAGACTGCAAACTGTGGCAAACACTGGGAAAGTGTGTACTTCATCACCTGAGGACTCCATGAGTGTGGACCGGCCGACAATTACTGTCAGTGCTGAAATTAACCATGTTAACAATGGTGATGTTACTGTTGTAtag